Genomic DNA from Solanum pennellii chromosome 3, SPENNV200:
ATGAATCACCTGAGCGTGGATCATATAATAAATTGTATCGTCAATTGTTGAATAATTAGCAGAAACAACTTGTGCTCCTTCTTGCTCTATGATTTTTATAACCTCTTGCAATGTGAAGTTCTTTGGCAAACCACTCACTAATATGACCTCTAGAGTTGAATCCAACTCTCTAACTTCAACCATTGGTGATTTTATACTACAAGTTGTTGTAGGCATGGATTTCTTTGAATCATCACATGTGTCTTGTGCAACCACTTCTTCCTTCCTTCTCTTTAATActtctatattttcttttaattgctTAATGTAAGTAATTGCAGCATCAATTTTGTCTTGCTTTGTCAAAACCTCCTGAAATTATTGTTTAACTAGCAAATCAGGAAAACTAACaacttgaaaatatatttaaaataataaaattatgctCTTTCGAAACAGCTTAATCTTTTAGATGAGATAgtcacacactttaacatgcgTGGTATCAGAGAAGGCAAAGGTCCTGCTCGATGAATCTCAGTGCCacccaaataaaaaaattccacAGACTTGGTCCATGAAAAGAAAATCTCATCTTAAGTTTTTAGATGAAATGGTCACAGACTTAAAGCAACAAGTTTTACCAAACAATATCGATAAATTACTTCAACAAGAAAAATGACGACGAAGAAAAATACCTAGAGGTAATCTATTTTTCATTGTGCATTATAACACCAATTTACTATTGATTTACGATGAGAAAAATCTTTATTTCTAGTGGTTTATGCATTCATGTGAGTGTGAGAGATAAATAGGATTTTATACCTTTGTAGATTGGTGATGGTGGGGAGGAATGAGAGAAAAAAGTTTAGAAGTAAGATACTTCATTTGGATTCTTCTAATCTTTTCTTGTGTTTTCCTCTCTATCTTTTCTGAAGCAGTAACAATATTAATATTGCTGCTTTCCATTTCCGTTATTGTATTTAATTTAGGGGATACGGTGCGATAGGGATCGATCGATTCGATTCGATATTGTAATGTTTCAAGGGTAGATCTTCATCATCATTTATATAAAGGGGAGATATATCAAAGGAAATAGTGAGGAACTTGCAgagtcaacaaaaaaaaaagaaaaaaaaagagtattcATTCAATCTATGAATTGCATGAATTAAAATTGTATCTAAGACGTATATATTGACTTTCAAAATACACACCGTCCACACGTAGGAATAAAATCGTCCAATCAATAATCACTCACTAACACTAATATTAGGAGTACTAATTACTCTAATTTGAATATTCATTATTTAGTCTTATACAGAGCCGTTAATATGGGCTAGCCTATTCTATTCGGgttaatttatacaaatttttatgttttataggTCAGGTTGGAGTAGCTCATTTTCGGCGTGGCCAGGAAATGATTGGTCCAATCCATAAGTACTTTGACTACAGACTTGTCGAGTCAgtccactttttaaaaaattatagtttttttataattatcaaattcaattataaattagaaattaaaaatattatcataaatatcgataaaataatattacatgatgttaatgttactacttgttTATCAAatctacaaaataaaattatctttataatatttattaagttttttttcaagtaaaaatataaatatctaaataggttattaacataattattttgaatttagactctctttaattttaaattttaatggtatattatattttttatttttattgaccCACGGTCGAAACTATCTATATTTTTCAAGTCTCACATATCAATAGGCTTATTCAGATCTGACTTATAAAACCTTTTCTTAAATGGACTCCAAAATCTTAGCCCAATCCTATTATATTCCAAGTTAAGTCAGTCCCGCTGGTAGACTCGTCCAACAGACCTATCCtatattgacagctctaatcTCATATAAATGTATGTTATAAGCATAATCTAAATC
This window encodes:
- the LOC107014237 gene encoding transcription factor bHLH162-like, yielding MESSNINIVTASEKIERKTQEKIRRIQMKYLTSKLFSLIPPHHHQSTKEVLTKQDKIDAAITYIKQLKENIEVLKRRKEEVVAQDTCDDSKKSMPTTTCSIKSPMVEVRELDSTLEVILVSGLPKNFTLQEVIKIIEQEGAQVVSANYSTIDDTIYYMIHAQVKIARLGIDASRVHLRLQKLVC